A genomic stretch from Macaca nemestrina isolate mMacNem1 chromosome 16, mMacNem.hap1, whole genome shotgun sequence includes:
- the LOC105490710 gene encoding motilin receptor, whose protein sequence is MGSRWNSSDGHEGAREQPWATLPPCDERRCSPFPLGALVPVTAVCLGLFAVGVSGNVVTVLLIGRYRDMRTTTNLYLGSMAVSDLLILLGLPFDLYRLWRSRPWVFGPLLCRLSLYVGEGCTYATLLHMTALSVERYLAICRPLRARVLVTRRRVRALIAVLWVVALLSAGPFLFLVGVEQDPDISVVPGLNGTARLAPSPPASSPPLWPASSPPLWLSRAPPPSPPSGPETAEAAALFSRECRPSPAQLGALRVMLWVTTAYFFLPFLCLSILYGLIGRELWSSRRPLRGPATSGRERGHRQTVRVLLVVVLAFVVCWLPFHVGRIIYINTEDLRMMYFSQYFNIVALQLFYLSASINPILYNLISKKYRAAACKLLLARKSKPTGLHRSRDTAGEVAGDTGGDTAGYTQTSAKMKTTG, encoded by the exons ATGGGCAGCCGCTGGAACAGCAGCGACGGCCACGAGGGCGCGCGGGAGCAGCCATGGGCCACGCTGCCGCCTTGCGACGAGCGCCGCTGCTCGCCCTTTCCCCTGGGGGCGCTGGTGCCGGTGACCGCCGTGTGCCTGGGCCTGTTCGCCGTCGGGGTGAGCGGCAACGTGGTGACCGTGCTGCTCATCGGGCGCTACCGGGACATGCGGACCACCACCAACTTGTACCTGGGCAGCATGGCAGTGTCCGACCTACTCATCCTGCTCGGGTTGCCCTTCGACCTGTACCGCCTCTGGCGCTCGCGGCCCTGGGTGTTCGGGCCGCTGCTCTGCCGCCTGTCGCTCTACGTGGGCGAGGGCTGCACCTACGCCACGCTGCTGCACATGACGGCGCTCAGCGTCGAGCGCTACCTGGCCATCTGTCGCCCGCTCCGCGCCCGCGTCCTGGTCACCCGGCGCCGCGTCCGCGCGCTCATCGCTGTGCTCTGGGTGGTGGCACTGCTCTCTGCCGGGCCTTTCTTGTTCCTGGTGGGCGTCGAGCAGGACCCCGACATCTCCGTGGTCCCGGGCCTCAATGGCACCGCGCGGCTCGCTCCCTCGCCTCCCGCCTCGTCGCCGCCCCTCTGGCCCGCCTCGTCGCCGCCCCTCTGGCTCTCGCGGGCGCCACCGCCGTCCCCGCCGTCGGGGCCCGAGACCGCGGAGGCCGCGGCGCTGTTCAGCCGCGAATGCCGGCCGAGCCCCGCGCAGCTGGGTGCGCTGCGTGTCATGCTGTGGGTCACCACCGCCTACTTCTTCCTgccctttctgtgcctcagcatCCTCTACGGGCTCATCGGGCGCGAGCTGTGGAGCAGCCGGCGGCCGCTGCGAGGCCCGGCCACCTCGGGGCGGGAGAGAGGCCACCGGCAGACCGTCCGCGTCCTGC TGGTGGTGGTTCTGGCATTCGTAGTTTGCTGGTTGCCATTCCACGTTGGCAGAATCATTTACATAAACACAGAAGATCTGCGGATGATGTACTTCTCTCAGTACTTTAACATCGTGGCTCTGCAACTTTTCTATCTGAGCGCATCTATCAACCCAATCCTCTACAACCTCATTTCAAAGAAGTACAGAGCGGCGGCCTGTAAACTGCTGCTGGCAAGGAAGTCCAAGCCGACAGGCTTACACAGAAGCAGGGACACTGCGGGGGAAGTTGCAGGGGACACTGGAGGAGACACAGCAGGCTACACCCAGACAAGTGCTAAGATGAAGACGACGGGGTAA
- the LOC139359188 gene encoding syncytin-1-like translates to MKPNMKFLWRIIALYNIVTVYAGFGDPRKAKELLRKQYGQPCDCRGGQISEPPSDRITQVTCTGKTAYLMPNQLWKCKSTPRDTSPSGPLLECPCSSFQSSVHSSCYTSYQQCKSGNRTYYTATLLKTQTGGINDVQVLGSTNKLVQSPCNGQKGKPVCWSTTAPIHISDGGGPLDIARIKTVQKKLEEIHKAPYPELQYHPLALPELRDNFRLDAQTFDILNATYNLLQMSNTSLAHDCWLCLKMGPPIPLAIPNLSLPYVNYSNESLVNNSCPITPHS, encoded by the coding sequence atgaagcctaacatgaaattcctttggagaataatcgctctatataacatagtgacagtctatgcaggttttggtgaccctcgtaaggcaaaagaattattacgaaaacaatacggccagccttgtgactgcagagggggacaaatatctgaacctccgtcagatagaatcacccaggtgacctgcacgggcaagacagcttacctaatgccaaaccagttatggaaatgtaagtctaccccaagagatacctcacctagcgggccgctcctagaatgcccttgtagctctttccaatcttctgtacatagttcctgttatacctcctatcaacaatgcaaatcaggcaatcgaacatattatacggccacgttactaaaaacacaaactggaggcatcaatgacgtacaagtattaggatccactaataaacttgtacaatctccttgtaacggccaaaaaggaaagcctgtttgttggagcactaccgcccccattcacatttctgatggaggaggcccattagatattgcaagaattaaaaccgtccagaaaaaattagaagaaattcataaagctccatatcctgaacttcaatatcaccctttagccctgcctgagcttagagataattttaggctcgatgcccaaacctttgatatcctcaatgctacttacaatttacttcaaatgtccaatacaagcctggcccacgattgttggctttgtcttaaaatgggcccccctattcctctagccatacctaacctttcattgccctatgtcaattactcaaatgaatccttagtaaataattcctgtcctATTACCCCCCACTCTTAG